A stretch of Episyrphus balteatus chromosome 2, idEpiBalt1.1, whole genome shotgun sequence DNA encodes these proteins:
- the LOC129911976 gene encoding uncharacterized protein LOC129911976, with translation MNWSILSSVIVIIGVFTVVLVECRWYQSGLVFYDIATKQMILPPTVSIHRARSLLMPNIPIFSTLGKPCTCQGLKCGCCAGLEVREYNFNQKMCANVTYVPEQEEALLDVFLNEKSRARYGVSARNPSPICVPIMMPIPMAACIQMTQVGLKGDNLHMCMDFVMRLHTTDAMELHFNCLSMGLDGFQYLDPNGNPVLPRIEETEDDKENNIDDDEYYDTTEESQENYSSEVTENNEEESDDDSQNKVIEDNEIDTEYYEDTDDIANNEIENYSMEQDHQEKENNKVETTTLKDRHKDNLIIVYETV, from the exons ATGAATTGGTCAATATTATCGAGTGTGATTGTTATAATCGGTGTGTTCACAGTTGTTCTAGTTGAATGTCGATGGTATCAAAGTGGATTGGTTTTCTACGATATCGCAACCAAACAAATGATTCTTCCACCCACCGTTTCGATTCATCGGGCGCGTAGTTTACTTATGCCAAATATACCAATTTTTTCAACACTGGGAAAACCGTGCACTTGCCAAGGATTAAAGTGCGGTTGCTGTGCGGGGCTTGAAGTTCGAGAATACAATTTTAATCAGAAAA TGTGCGCTAATGTGACTTACGTTCCAGAACAGGAAGAAGCCTTACTCGATGTATTTCTTAACGAGAAGAGCAGAGCCAGATATGGTGTTTCAGCTCGTAATCCATCACCCATATGTGTTCCGATCATGATGCCAATTCCCATGGCAGCGTGCATTCAAATGACACAAGTTGGCCTCAAAGGTGATAATTTACACATGTGCATGGATTTTGTGATGAGATTGCACACAACTGACGCCATGGAGCTTCATTTCAATTGCCTGTCAATGGGATTAGATGGATTTCAATATCTGGATCCAAACGGAAATCCAGTTCTTCCTCGTATTGAAGAAACAGAAGACGACAAAGAAAACAATATTGATGATGACGAGTACTATGACACTACGGAAGAAAGTCAGGAAAATTATTCTTCAGAAGTGACAGAAAATAATGAAGAAGAAAGTGATGATGATAGTCAAAACAAGGTCATTGAGGACAATGAAATAGATACTGAGTATTATGAAGATACAGATGATATTGCCAATAATGAAATTGAGAATTATTCCATGGAACAAGATcatcaagaaaaagaaaacaacaaagtGGAGACGACAACACTGAAAGACCGCCATAAGGATAATCTAATCATAGTTTACGAGACTGTGTAA